A window of the Dickeya dianthicola NCPPB 453 genome harbors these coding sequences:
- a CDS encoding GNAT family N-acetyltransferase, with product MHPELIPAAESDIDFLLQLRKLTMGKYLADIGASTDNDSLILRVRYEFEHAHIVRVEGQPAGLFKYRFMPQEQHWYLIQIQIHPDFQNRGIGKLLIETLLAQASAQGQAVVLSVLKNNPARHLYHRLGFRVTDQTDREFIMTCLPDAQ from the coding sequence ATGCATCCTGAACTGATCCCCGCCGCCGAATCGGATATCGATTTCCTGCTGCAACTGCGCAAGCTGACTATGGGAAAATATCTGGCGGACATCGGCGCATCGACAGATAACGACAGCCTGATACTGCGTGTTCGCTACGAGTTTGAACACGCCCATATCGTGCGGGTGGAGGGGCAACCCGCCGGGTTGTTCAAATATCGCTTCATGCCGCAGGAGCAGCACTGGTATCTGATTCAGATTCAAATCCACCCGGATTTTCAGAACCGCGGCATCGGCAAGCTACTGATTGAAACCCTGCTTGCGCAGGCGTCAGCACAGGGTCAGGCGGTGGTGTTGAGCGTGCTGAAAAATAATCCGGCGCGCCATCTGTATCACCGGCTGGGATTTCGGGTCACCGACCAGACCGACCGGGAGTTCATCATGACCTGCCTCCCCGACGCACAATAA
- the tcdA gene encoding tRNA cyclic N6-threonylcarbamoyladenosine(37) synthase TcdA produces MSTQLSESYLQSESYLQSESYLQRFGGTARLYGQRALSLFAGAHVCVIGIGGVGSWAAEALARTGIGAITLIDMDDVCVSNTNRQIHALRQHTGQLKTEVMAARILAINPECRVTCVDDFISADNVAALLDNHFSYVIDAIDSVRPKAALLAWCRRHKIPVVTTGGAGGQIDPTRIDVVDLAKTIQDPLAAKLRERLKHDFNIVKNSKGKLGIDCVFSSEPLMYPQPDGSVCASRSTADGVKRMDCASGFGAATMVTATFGFVAVSHALKKMMARDARQAQAAALNQDS; encoded by the coding sequence ATGAGTACGCAATTATCCGAGAGTTATCTGCAATCCGAGAGTTATCTGCAATCCGAGAGTTATCTACAGCGTTTTGGCGGTACGGCGCGGTTGTACGGCCAGCGGGCGCTGTCGCTGTTTGCCGGCGCACATGTGTGCGTGATAGGCATTGGCGGGGTCGGGTCCTGGGCGGCGGAAGCGCTGGCGCGTACCGGCATCGGCGCGATTACCCTGATTGACATGGATGATGTGTGCGTCAGCAACACCAATCGGCAGATTCATGCCCTGCGTCAGCACACCGGGCAATTGAAAACCGAGGTGATGGCGGCGCGAATTCTGGCGATCAATCCGGAATGCCGGGTGACCTGCGTCGATGATTTCATCAGCGCCGATAATGTGGCGGCGCTGCTGGACAACCATTTCAGCTATGTGATTGACGCTATTGATAGCGTGCGCCCCAAAGCGGCGCTGCTGGCCTGGTGCCGCCGTCACAAGATTCCGGTGGTGACCACCGGCGGAGCGGGAGGGCAGATTGATCCGACCCGTATTGACGTCGTCGATCTGGCGAAAACCATTCAGGACCCGCTGGCGGCCAAGCTGCGTGAGCGGCTGAAGCACGATTTCAATATCGTTAAAAACAGTAAAGGCAAGCTGGGCATTGACTGCGTGTTTTCCAGCGAGCCGCTGATGTACCCACAGCCGGATGGTTCGGTTTGCGCATCGCGCAGCACCGCCGACGGCGTGAAGCGGATGGATTGCGCCTCTGGCTTCGGCGCTGCGACTATGGTGACCGCCACCTTTGGTTTTGTGGCGGTTTCTCATGCGTTGAAAAAAATGATGGCGCGCGATGCCCGACAGGCGCAGGCTGCCGCGTTGAATCAGGATTCGTGA
- the csdE gene encoding cysteine desulfurase sulfur acceptor subunit CsdE, giving the protein MTTDSTLHPFGTDIDEAALTTRFDACYSWEERYRQLILLSKSLPSLPDTLRQEHIELSGCENRVWLGYQRQADGTLHFYGDSDGRIVRGLLAIVLTTVEGKTAETLRQSDPLALFERLGLRAELSASRAGGLAALASRIHDIARHES; this is encoded by the coding sequence ATGACGACCGACTCCACACTACATCCGTTTGGCACTGACATTGATGAAGCGGCGCTGACGACGCGTTTTGACGCCTGCTATTCCTGGGAAGAACGCTATCGTCAGTTGATCCTGCTGAGCAAATCCCTGCCGTCGCTGCCGGACACCCTGCGTCAGGAGCACATCGAACTGTCCGGTTGCGAAAACCGCGTCTGGCTGGGATATCAACGGCAGGCAGACGGCACCCTGCATTTTTATGGCGACAGCGATGGCCGTATCGTGCGCGGGCTGCTGGCGATTGTCTTGACGACGGTAGAGGGCAAAACCGCGGAGACGCTGCGGCAGAGCGACCCGTTGGCGCTGTTCGAGCGGCTGGGGCTGCGCGCTGAACTCAGCGCATCACGCGCCGGTGGGCTGGCCGCGCTGGCCAGCCGCATCCACGACATCGCCCGTCACGAATCCTGA
- the csdA gene encoding cysteine desulfurase CsdA → MKPFNAPHFRQQFPALRRPGVYLDSAATALKPDAVIAAVQHYYASETGNVHRSQHLAARQLSQAFEQAREKTADFIGAAQARSIVWTKGATEAVNLVAQCYARPRLQPGDEILVSEAEHHANLIPWLMVAQQTGARVVKLPLGANSLPNLHLLPSLINARTRLLAIGQMSNVTGGMPDLNRAITLAHQAGAVVMVDGAQGVAHTATDVTALDIDFYAFSGHKLYGPTGIGVLYGKPALLETMPPWQGGGKMMTTVSFDGFTPQDIPQRFEAGTPHIAGVLGLAAAIDWWRQQDRPAADRHSVELANDAEQQLSALPGFRSFRAPGSSLLSFTIDGVHHHDLVTLLAEDGIALRAGHHCAQPMMAALGVPGTLRASFAPYNQPQDVDRLVLATRKALELLMD, encoded by the coding sequence ATGAAACCGTTCAACGCCCCGCATTTTCGCCAGCAATTTCCTGCGCTTCGCCGGCCCGGCGTCTATCTTGACAGTGCCGCCACGGCGCTGAAGCCCGACGCGGTTATCGCCGCGGTTCAGCACTACTACGCCAGTGAAACGGGTAACGTTCATCGCAGCCAACACCTCGCCGCCCGGCAGTTGTCGCAAGCATTCGAGCAGGCGCGCGAGAAAACAGCGGATTTCATTGGCGCAGCGCAAGCGCGCAGCATCGTCTGGACCAAAGGCGCCACGGAAGCAGTCAATCTGGTGGCGCAATGTTATGCCCGCCCGCGGTTACAACCCGGCGATGAGATCCTGGTCAGCGAAGCCGAACACCATGCCAATTTGATCCCGTGGCTGATGGTGGCGCAGCAAACCGGAGCGCGAGTGGTGAAGCTGCCGCTCGGCGCAAATAGTCTGCCCAATCTTCACCTGCTGCCTTCGTTGATCAACGCCCGGACCCGCCTGTTGGCTATCGGGCAAATGTCGAATGTGACGGGCGGTATGCCGGACCTGAACCGGGCGATTACGTTGGCGCATCAGGCCGGTGCGGTGGTGATGGTCGATGGCGCGCAGGGCGTTGCGCACACAGCGACCGACGTGACGGCGCTGGATATCGACTTTTATGCCTTCTCCGGCCACAAACTGTATGGCCCTACCGGTATTGGCGTGCTGTACGGCAAACCGGCCCTGCTGGAAACCATGCCGCCCTGGCAGGGCGGCGGAAAAATGATGACGACGGTGTCGTTTGACGGTTTTACGCCTCAGGACATTCCCCAGCGTTTCGAAGCCGGCACGCCGCACATTGCCGGGGTGCTCGGTCTGGCGGCCGCCATTGACTGGTGGCGGCAACAAGATCGCCCAGCGGCGGATCGGCATAGCGTCGAGCTGGCGAACGATGCGGAACAGCAACTGAGCGCGTTACCCGGTTTTCGCAGCTTCCGCGCCCCCGGCTCCAGCCTGCTGTCATTCACTATCGACGGTGTACACCACCACGACCTGGTGACGTTGCTGGCGGAGGACGGCATCGCCCTGCGAGCCGGTCATCACTGCGCCCAGCCGATGATGGCGGCGCTGGGCGTGCCCGGCACGTTGCGGGCCTCATTTGCGCCGTATAACCAGCCGCAGGACGTGGACCGCCTGGTCCTGGCTACCCGAAAAGCGCTTGAATTACTGATGGATTGA
- a CDS encoding transcriptional regulator GcvA produces MSKRLPPLNALRVFDAAARHLSFTRAAEELFVTQAAVSHQIKSLEDFLGLKLFRRRNRSLLLTEEGQSYFLDIKEIFSALNEATRKLQARSAKGALTVSLLPSFAIHWLVPRLSSFNTEYPGIDVRIQAVDREEERLSDDVDVAIFYGRGNWPGLRVEKLYAEYLLPVCAPQLLTGEHPLKTPADLIWHTLLHDASRRDWMAYTRQLGIAQINVQQGPIFSHSAMVLQAAIHGQGVALANNVMAQTEIEAGRLVCPFNDVLVSKNAFYLVCHDSQAELGKIAAFRQWILARAANEQEKFRFRYDNSSR; encoded by the coding sequence ATGTCGAAACGATTGCCGCCTCTCAATGCCTTGCGTGTGTTTGATGCCGCGGCCCGCCACCTCAGTTTTACCCGTGCGGCCGAAGAGTTATTCGTTACCCAGGCTGCCGTCAGCCATCAGATCAAATCGCTGGAAGATTTTCTCGGCCTGAAACTGTTCCGCCGCCGTAACCGTTCCCTGCTGTTGACGGAAGAGGGGCAGAGCTATTTTCTGGACATCAAGGAAATCTTTTCCGCCCTTAATGAAGCAACCCGTAAACTGCAGGCGCGTAGCGCCAAAGGCGCGCTGACGGTGAGTCTGTTGCCAAGTTTTGCCATTCACTGGCTGGTGCCGCGTTTGTCGAGTTTCAACACCGAATACCCGGGCATTGATGTGCGGATTCAGGCGGTGGACCGGGAAGAGGAACGCCTGTCGGACGATGTGGACGTGGCAATTTTCTACGGGCGCGGCAACTGGCCGGGGCTGCGGGTAGAAAAACTGTACGCGGAGTATCTGTTGCCGGTTTGCGCGCCGCAATTGTTGACCGGAGAGCACCCGTTGAAAACGCCGGCAGACCTTATCTGGCATACGTTGTTGCATGACGCCTCGCGGCGTGACTGGATGGCTTATACCCGCCAGTTGGGGATAGCCCAGATTAATGTGCAACAAGGGCCGATTTTCAGTCACAGCGCGATGGTGTTGCAGGCGGCGATTCACGGTCAGGGCGTGGCGCTGGCCAACAATGTGATGGCGCAGACGGAAATTGAGGCGGGCAGGCTGGTGTGTCCGTTCAATGACGTGCTGGTCAGCAAAAACGCGTTTTATCTGGTTTGTCATGACAGTCAGGCGGAACTGGGTAAAATAGCCGCCTTTCGCCAATGGATTCTGGCTCGTGCGGCCAACGAACAGGAAAAGTTCCGCTTCCGCTACGACAACAGTTCGCGCTGA
- a CDS encoding DUF423 domain-containing protein, whose protein sequence is MNSRFMLIFAAISGFVYVALGAFGTHVLSKSLGEAEMSWLHTGLQYQAFHTLAILALSVAMHQRANVWFYWSAALLALGTLLFSGSLYCLALSHLKLWVFVTPVGGVCFLTGWLLLLIGALRLKKKAE, encoded by the coding sequence ATGAACAGCCGTTTCATGCTGATATTCGCCGCCATCAGCGGGTTTGTCTATGTGGCGTTGGGGGCGTTCGGCACGCATGTGTTGAGTAAATCGCTGGGCGAAGCGGAAATGTCCTGGCTGCATACCGGGCTCCAGTATCAGGCGTTCCACACGCTGGCGATTCTGGCGTTGTCGGTAGCGATGCATCAACGGGCGAATGTCTGGTTTTACTGGAGTGCGGCGCTTTTGGCGCTGGGTACGCTGCTGTTTAGCGGCAGCCTGTACTGTCTGGCGTTGTCGCACCTCAAACTATGGGTATTTGTCACTCCGGTGGGGGGCGTGTGCTTCCTGACGGGCTGGCTGTTACTGTTAATTGGAGCCTTACGCTTAAAGAAAAAGGCTGAGTAG
- the rlmM gene encoding 23S rRNA (cytidine(2498)-2'-O)-methyltransferase RlmM: protein MNKVILYCRPGFEKECAAEITDKAARYNVYGFVRVKDNSGYVVFECYQHEDADRLIKELPFRELVFARQMMVCGELLRDLPPEDRITPIVGMLTGALERAGELRVEVPDTNESKELMKFCRKFTVPLRAALRENRILLAQEKASRPVIHVLFIAPGCCYVGYSYSNNNSPFYMGIPRLKFPADAPSRSTLKLEEAFHVFVPADEWDERLASGMFAVDLGACPGGWTYQLVKRSMMVHAVDNGMMAQSLMDTGQVIHHQADGFRFEPPRNNIYWLVCDMVEKPAKVTSRMADWLVNGWCREVIFNLKLPMKKRYEEVIQNLALLAQRLEENGINFEIHAKHLYHDREEVTIHARRIWGGTPGRRDER from the coding sequence ATGAATAAAGTGATTTTGTACTGCCGCCCTGGATTTGAAAAAGAGTGCGCGGCGGAAATTACCGACAAGGCGGCGCGTTATAACGTTTATGGCTTTGTACGGGTAAAAGATAACAGCGGGTATGTGGTGTTTGAGTGCTATCAGCATGAAGACGCCGATCGGCTGATTAAGGAATTACCGTTTCGGGAACTGGTGTTCGCACGTCAGATGATGGTATGCGGCGAATTGCTGCGCGATCTGCCGCCGGAGGATCGCATCACGCCGATCGTCGGGATGCTGACCGGGGCGCTGGAGCGCGCCGGAGAACTGCGAGTCGAAGTGCCGGACACCAACGAAAGCAAAGAACTGATGAAGTTCTGCCGCAAGTTCACGGTGCCGTTGCGTGCTGCGCTGCGGGAAAACCGCATCCTGCTGGCGCAGGAGAAAGCCAGCCGCCCGGTTATTCATGTGTTGTTCATCGCTCCCGGTTGCTGCTATGTCGGCTATTCCTACAGCAATAACAATTCGCCGTTCTATATGGGAATTCCACGGTTGAAATTCCCTGCCGACGCCCCCAGCCGCTCGACGCTGAAGCTGGAAGAAGCGTTTCATGTGTTCGTGCCGGCGGACGAGTGGGACGAGCGCCTTGCCAGCGGTATGTTCGCGGTGGATCTGGGCGCGTGCCCCGGCGGCTGGACCTATCAATTGGTGAAACGCAGTATGATGGTTCACGCCGTCGATAACGGCATGATGGCGCAGAGCCTGATGGATACCGGGCAGGTGATTCATCATCAGGCGGACGGTTTTCGCTTTGAGCCGCCGCGCAACAATATCTACTGGCTGGTGTGCGATATGGTGGAAAAACCGGCCAAAGTCACCAGCCGCATGGCTGACTGGCTGGTCAATGGCTGGTGCCGCGAAGTGATCTTCAACCTTAAGCTGCCGATGAAAAAGCGCTATGAAGAGGTGATCCAGAATCTGGCCCTGCTGGCGCAGCGGTTGGAGGAGAACGGCATCAACTTTGAAATTCATGCCAAACATCTCTATCACGATCGTGAAGAGGTCACCATTCATGCACGGCGTATCTGGGGCGGCACCCCCGGCCGACGCGATGAGCGTTGA
- the xni gene encoding flap endonuclease Xni, translated as MAVHLLIVDALNLIRRIHAVQGSPCLSACRHALGLLIQHSQPTHAVAVFDDEQRDQSWRHQLLPEYKAGRPPMPENLSQELPHIRDAFLASGIESWHSPGNEADDLAATLASKVAAQGHQATIVSTDKGYCQLLAPTIRIRDYFQKRWLDVPFIRQEFGVQPEQLPDYWGLAGISSSKIPGVSGIGPKTAAQLLQQAGSLEALYQQLEQIPEKWRRKLESQQDMAYRCRQVATLKTDLVLNGNLQQLRLPASG; from the coding sequence ATGGCCGTACATCTGCTTATTGTCGACGCACTCAACCTGATCCGACGCATTCATGCGGTACAAGGCTCCCCTTGCCTGAGTGCCTGCCGGCACGCGCTGGGCCTGTTAATACAGCACAGTCAACCCACCCATGCCGTGGCCGTCTTCGACGACGAACAGCGTGACCAGAGCTGGCGCCACCAGTTGCTGCCGGAATACAAGGCCGGCCGACCGCCCATGCCGGAAAATTTATCGCAGGAACTGCCGCACATCAGGGATGCTTTTCTGGCATCAGGGATAGAGAGCTGGCACTCGCCGGGCAACGAAGCTGACGACCTGGCCGCCACGCTGGCCAGCAAGGTCGCCGCGCAAGGGCATCAGGCTACCATTGTCTCGACCGACAAAGGTTACTGTCAGTTACTGGCGCCGACCATCCGTATTCGGGATTACTTTCAGAAACGCTGGCTGGATGTGCCGTTCATCCGGCAGGAGTTCGGCGTGCAACCCGAACAGTTACCGGATTATTGGGGGCTGGCGGGTATCAGCAGCAGCAAAATCCCCGGCGTGAGCGGCATTGGGCCGAAAACCGCCGCCCAGTTGTTGCAACAGGCGGGTTCGCTGGAAGCGCTATACCAGCAGTTGGAGCAGATACCGGAGAAATGGCGACGTAAACTGGAATCTCAGCAGGACATGGCTTACCGCTGCCGTCAGGTCGCCACGCTCAAAACCGATTTGGTGCTGAACGGCAACCTGCAACAGCTACGCCTGCCCGCGTCAGGTTAG
- the ppnN gene encoding nucleotide 5'-monophosphate nucleosidase PpnN, whose product MITHISPLGSMDLLSQLEVDMLKSTASSDLYRLFRNCSLAVLNSGSQTDNSKELLSRYEDFDINVLRRERGVKLELVNPPEDAFVDGQIIRSLQANLFAVLRDILFVSGQIASAGRYQNLDLEDSTHITNLVFSILRNARALHVGEEPNLVVCWGGHSINETEYLYARKVGSQLGLRELNICTGCGPGAMEAPMKGAAVGHAQQRYRDGRFIGMTEPSIIAAEPPNPLVNELIIMPDIEKRLEAFVRIGHGIVIFPGGVGTAEEFLYLLGIMMDPDNSEQVLPIILTGPQESADYFQVLDEFIVSTLGRQARRYYSIIINDAAEVARQMKKTMPQVKDHRRHTGDAYSFNWSLRIAPDLQLPFEPTHENMANLNLHPDQPAEQLAATLRRAFSGIVAGNVKEAGIRAIEEYGPYKLHGNADIMKSMDQLLRDFVSQQRMKLPGSAYVPCYEIRS is encoded by the coding sequence ATGATCACACATATCAGCCCGTTAGGGTCTATGGATTTACTGTCGCAGTTGGAAGTGGATATGCTGAAAAGCACGGCCAGCAGCGATCTTTACCGGCTATTCCGCAATTGTTCCCTCGCCGTTCTGAACTCAGGCAGTCAGACGGATAACAGCAAGGAGTTGCTCTCCCGCTACGAGGATTTCGACATCAACGTGCTGCGCCGTGAGCGCGGTGTGAAACTGGAACTGGTCAACCCGCCGGAAGACGCGTTTGTCGACGGGCAGATTATCCGTTCGCTTCAGGCCAACCTGTTTGCCGTATTGCGCGATATCTTGTTTGTGAGCGGTCAAATAGCCAGCGCCGGCCGTTATCAGAATCTGGATCTCGAAGATTCCACCCACATCACCAATCTGGTGTTCTCCATTCTGCGCAACGCCAGAGCGCTGCATGTGGGCGAGGAGCCGAATCTGGTGGTGTGCTGGGGCGGTCATTCGATCAATGAAACCGAATACCTGTACGCCCGCAAAGTCGGCAGCCAGCTCGGCTTACGCGAGCTGAACATCTGTACCGGTTGCGGACCGGGCGCAATGGAAGCCCCGATGAAAGGCGCCGCGGTGGGCCACGCCCAACAGCGCTACCGGGACGGGCGTTTTATCGGCATGACCGAGCCGTCCATCATCGCCGCCGAGCCGCCCAATCCGCTGGTAAATGAACTGATCATCATGCCGGACATTGAAAAACGTCTGGAAGCGTTTGTGCGCATCGGCCACGGCATCGTGATTTTCCCGGGCGGGGTCGGCACCGCGGAAGAGTTCCTCTATTTGTTGGGCATTATGATGGACCCGGACAACAGCGAACAGGTGTTGCCGATTATTCTCACCGGCCCGCAGGAAAGCGCCGACTACTTCCAGGTACTCGACGAATTCATCGTCAGCACGCTGGGCCGTCAGGCGCGCCGTTATTATTCCATCATCATCAACGACGCCGCCGAAGTGGCCCGCCAGATGAAAAAAACCATGCCGCAGGTGAAAGATCACCGCCGCCACACCGGCGATGCCTACAGCTTCAACTGGTCGCTGCGCATCGCGCCGGACTTGCAACTGCCGTTCGAACCGACGCACGAGAACATGGCTAACCTCAACCTGCACCCCGACCAGCCGGCCGAACAATTGGCTGCCACGCTGCGCCGGGCGTTTTCCGGTATCGTGGCTGGTAACGTCAAAGAAGCGGGTATTCGGGCCATTGAAGAATACGGCCCTTACAAATTGCACGGTAATGCCGACATCATGAAGAGCATGGACCAGTTGTTGCGGGATTTCGTCTCCCAGCAGCGTATGAAGCTGCCTGGCAGCGCTTACGTCCCGTGTTACGAAATCCGTTCCTGA
- the syd gene encoding SecY-interacting protein translates to MELQVSQALNAFTERYVELWQRETGHPPASDELYGVASPCIVATQDNQVHWLPQAPIGPVRLDGVERALEIQLHPDAHAFFTSQFAGDMTARFECLECTLLQAWSDDDFIRLQENLIGHLLTQKRLKLSPTLFLATTDSEMALISLCNLSGNVVLEEFGTRQRRILSLDLSDFLYKLLPLIV, encoded by the coding sequence ATGGAGCTGCAGGTATCACAGGCGCTGAACGCATTCACCGAGCGGTATGTCGAATTATGGCAGCGGGAAACGGGCCATCCGCCAGCCAGTGATGAGTTGTATGGCGTGGCGTCGCCCTGCATCGTCGCCACGCAGGATAACCAGGTACATTGGCTGCCGCAGGCGCCGATCGGGCCCGTGCGGTTGGATGGCGTTGAACGGGCGCTGGAGATTCAACTGCACCCGGATGCGCACGCCTTTTTCACCAGTCAGTTCGCCGGCGACATGACGGCTCGCTTTGAGTGTCTGGAATGCACGCTGCTTCAGGCCTGGAGCGACGATGATTTTATTCGTTTGCAGGAGAATCTGATTGGTCACCTTTTGACACAAAAACGGCTAAAATTGTCACCTACGTTATTCCTTGCGACAACGGATTCTGAAATGGCGCTAATCTCTTTGTGCAACTTGAGCGGCAACGTTGTGCTGGAGGAGTTCGGTACGCGCCAGCGCCGGATCTTGTCATTAGATTTGAGTGATTTTTTGTATAAGTTGTTGCCATTGATTGTATAA
- a CDS encoding YqcC family protein, producing MSVEIRIRPSLFAIEHALRASPLWQSSVPDEAAFASQEPFFIDTMMPEQWLQWVFLPRMHALLDSGAPLPARLAILPYFEVAFEGRSDDVGELLTQLRVLDALFEE from the coding sequence ATGAGTGTAGAAATTCGCATCCGACCATCGCTGTTCGCTATCGAGCATGCCCTGAGGGCAAGCCCGTTATGGCAGTCTTCTGTACCTGATGAGGCGGCGTTCGCCAGCCAGGAGCCGTTTTTCATCGATACGATGATGCCCGAGCAGTGGCTGCAATGGGTATTTCTGCCGCGTATGCATGCGTTACTGGACAGCGGCGCGCCGTTGCCGGCCCGGCTTGCCATCCTGCCTTATTTCGAGGTGGCGTTTGAGGGGCGTTCGGATGATGTCGGTGAGTTGCTGACGCAGTTGCGTGTGTTGGACGCATTGTTTGAGGAATGA
- the truC gene encoding tRNA pseudouridine(65) synthase TruC, with the protein MLEIVYQDEHLIAVNKPAGWLVHRSWLDRNEKVVVMQTVRDQIGQHVFTVHRLDRPTSGVLLMALSPEVARLLAQQFEQHQMEKTYHAVVRGYVMEDGVIDYALTEELDRIADKYANPDKAPQPAVSHYRVLARAELPVAIGRYDTSRYSLLQLNPKTGRKHQLRRHMAHLRHPIIGDTSHGDLRQNRGMAAHFDCARLMLHASSLSLIHPVTNEPLVISARWDEPWLGVMTQFGWHGSLPAVERVEFPHEPGQDSGLTSA; encoded by the coding sequence ATGCTGGAGATTGTCTATCAGGATGAGCATCTGATTGCGGTGAACAAACCGGCTGGCTGGCTGGTGCATCGCAGCTGGCTGGATCGCAATGAAAAAGTGGTGGTGATGCAAACGGTGCGCGACCAGATTGGTCAGCACGTATTTACCGTACACCGTCTGGACCGCCCTACCTCCGGCGTGCTGTTGATGGCGTTGTCCCCCGAGGTGGCACGACTACTGGCACAACAGTTCGAACAGCATCAGATGGAGAAAACCTATCATGCGGTGGTTCGCGGCTATGTGATGGAAGACGGCGTGATTGACTATGCGCTGACGGAAGAGCTGGATCGCATCGCCGATAAATACGCCAACCCCGACAAAGCGCCGCAGCCTGCCGTCAGCCACTATCGGGTGCTGGCTCGTGCGGAACTGCCGGTGGCGATCGGGCGTTATGACACCTCCCGCTACAGCCTGCTGCAATTGAATCCCAAGACCGGGCGCAAGCACCAGTTGCGGCGACATATGGCGCATTTGCGTCATCCCATCATTGGGGACACCAGCCACGGCGACCTGCGCCAGAACCGCGGTATGGCGGCGCACTTTGACTGTGCCCGCCTGATGTTGCACGCCAGCAGTTTGTCGCTGATTCACCCGGTTACCAACGAGCCGCTGGTCATCTCGGCACGCTGGGATGAACCCTGGCTGGGTGTAATGACGCAGTTTGGCTGGCACGGCAGTCTCCCTGCTGTTGAAAGGGTTGAGTTTCCTCATGAGCCGGGTCAGGATAGCGGCCTGACGTCAGCATAA
- a CDS encoding flavodoxin, whose amino-acid sequence MAQVGIFVGTVYGNALLVAEEAESLLKAHGHEVKIFEEASVDDWLAYSQQTVLVVTSTTGQGQLPESIVPLYEALREKVGYQPDLRYGLIALGDSSYDNFCGGGHQFDALLQEMGAKRVGELLEIDATEHPEPEVVSCPWVESWATLLNT is encoded by the coding sequence ATGGCGCAAGTCGGTATTTTTGTCGGCACGGTGTACGGCAATGCGTTGCTGGTGGCGGAAGAGGCGGAAAGCCTCCTCAAGGCGCACGGGCATGAGGTAAAGATTTTTGAGGAAGCCTCGGTAGATGACTGGCTGGCTTACAGTCAACAGACGGTGCTGGTGGTGACTTCCACCACCGGGCAGGGGCAACTGCCGGAGTCTATCGTGCCGTTGTACGAAGCGCTGCGCGAAAAAGTGGGTTATCAGCCGGATTTACGCTACGGGCTGATTGCGCTGGGAGACAGCAGCTACGATAACTTCTGTGGCGGCGGCCATCAGTTTGATGCCTTGCTGCAGGAGATGGGCGCGAAACGTGTGGGCGAACTGCTGGAAATTGATGCGACTGAGCATCCGGAACCCGAAGTCGTCTCCTGCCCGTGGGTGGAGTCCTGGGCAACGTTGTTGAATACGTAA